In Microvirga lotononidis, a single genomic region encodes these proteins:
- a CDS encoding cupin domain-containing protein, with protein sequence MADHNHDNAHDPHEHWKHHGVQVIKGDRLDPNTAQTPGMFRQAAINHARVGAQKIWAGTVSIQPNAKTGVHHHGELESVIYVIRGKARMRWGERLEFVAEAGPGDFIYVPPFVPHQEINASPNDPLECVLVRSDNEAVVVNITDVDPVEQPEEVYWIDPIHKHPE encoded by the coding sequence ATGGCCGACCACAACCACGACAACGCCCACGATCCGCACGAGCACTGGAAGCACCACGGCGTTCAGGTGATCAAGGGCGACCGCCTCGATCCGAACACTGCCCAGACCCCAGGCATGTTTCGCCAGGCCGCGATCAATCATGCTCGGGTGGGGGCCCAGAAGATCTGGGCGGGCACGGTGTCGATCCAGCCGAATGCTAAGACCGGGGTGCACCACCACGGCGAGCTGGAGAGCGTCATCTATGTGATACGCGGCAAAGCCCGCATGCGCTGGGGTGAGCGTTTGGAGTTCGTGGCGGAGGCCGGACCAGGCGACTTCATCTATGTGCCGCCCTTCGTGCCCCATCAAGAGATCAACGCCAGCCCCAACGACCCGCTGGAGTGTGTCCTGGTACGCAGCGACAACGAGGCCGTCGTGGTGAACATCACCGATGTGGACCCGGTCGAGCAACCAGAAGAAGTCTACTGGATTGACCCGATCCACAAGCACCCAGAATAG
- a CDS encoding carboxypeptidase M32 — protein sequence MQAYKTLEERFARISSIEDAIGILQWDSETLMPEGAADSRSDQLATLKGIAHELLTTPDMGDLLDQADQGSDRLDNWQRANLREMRRIYLHAAAVPADLVEASSRAVSRAELVWREARQNGDFALLLPQLSQVLAFQRQIGQVKGEALGLSPYDALLDSYDPGLRQATIDRLFADLGAELPALIQEAQERQKELPAIQPLNGPFPADDQRRIGEQLMKAVGFDFNRGRLDVSLHPFCGGSTGDVRITTRYSEANFMSALMGVLHETGHALYEQGRPELWRRQPVGLARGMSLHESQSLLIEMQACRSREFVTYLAPLVRETFQGEGPAWSPDNLHRLLTKVEPGFIRVDADEITYPAHILVRYKLDKALIGGDLPVQDLPSAFNDDVKKLLGLTVPNDSLGCLQDIHWPGGAWGYFPTYTLGAMTAAQLFRAACQVDADILPGLAKGDFAPLRTWLRANVHAKGSLMTTDQLLVAATGRPLTAEVFRAHLRERYLGR from the coding sequence ATGCAAGCCTACAAGACGCTGGAAGAACGCTTTGCCCGCATCAGCTCGATCGAGGACGCGATCGGCATTCTGCAATGGGATTCCGAAACCCTGATGCCGGAGGGCGCCGCCGACAGTCGGTCCGATCAGCTCGCAACTCTCAAGGGCATCGCCCATGAGCTTCTCACCACCCCTGACATGGGCGACCTGCTGGACCAGGCGGATCAGGGCAGTGATCGCCTCGACAATTGGCAGCGCGCCAATCTACGTGAGATGCGGCGGATCTATCTCCATGCCGCCGCGGTTCCGGCCGACCTCGTCGAGGCGAGCTCGAGAGCCGTCTCCCGGGCGGAGCTGGTGTGGCGCGAGGCCAGGCAGAACGGCGATTTTGCCCTGCTCCTGCCGCAACTGTCCCAGGTGCTCGCCTTCCAGCGGCAGATCGGCCAAGTCAAAGGCGAGGCGTTGGGGCTGTCCCCATACGATGCTCTCCTCGACAGCTACGATCCGGGCCTCCGCCAGGCGACCATAGATCGTCTTTTTGCCGATCTCGGCGCCGAGCTGCCCGCCCTAATCCAGGAGGCGCAGGAGCGCCAGAAGGAACTCCCCGCCATCCAGCCACTCAACGGCCCCTTCCCTGCCGATGATCAGCGACGCATCGGCGAGCAGTTGATGAAGGCCGTCGGGTTCGATTTCAACCGGGGTCGGCTGGATGTGAGCCTGCATCCGTTCTGCGGCGGATCCACGGGCGACGTCCGGATCACCACCCGCTACAGCGAGGCCAACTTCATGAGCGCACTCATGGGGGTGCTTCATGAGACTGGTCACGCGCTCTATGAGCAGGGCCGCCCGGAACTGTGGCGGCGTCAGCCGGTCGGGCTGGCGCGCGGGATGAGCCTGCACGAGAGCCAGTCGCTGCTCATCGAGATGCAGGCCTGCCGCAGCCGGGAGTTCGTCACCTATCTTGCCCCCCTCGTGCGGGAGACTTTCCAGGGAGAGGGTCCAGCCTGGAGCCCGGACAACCTCCACCGGCTCCTAACCAAGGTGGAGCCCGGCTTCATCCGCGTGGATGCCGACGAGATCACCTACCCGGCCCACATCCTGGTCCGTTATAAACTCGACAAGGCGCTGATTGGTGGCGACCTCCCGGTCCAGGACTTGCCCTCAGCGTTCAATGACGATGTCAAAAAGCTTCTCGGTCTCACAGTTCCCAATGACAGCCTGGGATGCTTGCAGGATATCCACTGGCCAGGCGGCGCCTGGGGCTACTTCCCAACCTATACCCTTGGCGCCATGACGGCGGCCCAGCTCTTCAGAGCTGCCTGTCAGGTCGATGCGGACATCCTCCCAGGGCTGGCCAAGGGTGATTTCGCGCCACTACGGACATGGCTGCGCGCCAACGTTCATGCCAAGGGCAGCCTGATGACCACCGATCAGCTTCTCGTGGCGGCAACCGGGCGACCGCTGACTGCTGAGGTCTTCCGCGCTCACCTGCGGGAACGATACCTCGGACGCTGA
- a CDS encoding phosphodiester glycosidase family protein — MRSIIFTLDRAFSRIATILFTVLMSLGLLPGRAAAQPVSDPCRPVRYADSGFVVCTVDLRQYEVRLFWRGPNGEVLGSFDRLRGTPEGSRLAIAMNAGMYHEDRSPVRLYVENGKELKATNTRNGPGNFHLKPNGIFYVKGRQAGVLETGAYLKRKIRPDFATQSGPMLVNDGKIHPQFSEQSTSRKIRNGVGVKGQDAVVFAISEDPVTFSTFARLFRDELGCPNALFLDGSVSSLYAPSLERMDTLMPMGPIVGALRRRP, encoded by the coding sequence ATGAGATCCATCATCTTCACTCTGGACCGAGCGTTTTCGCGGATAGCCACCATCCTGTTTACAGTCCTTATGTCTCTTGGGCTGCTTCCCGGACGTGCAGCGGCTCAGCCCGTCAGCGATCCATGTCGGCCAGTCCGATACGCTGATAGCGGCTTCGTGGTTTGTACGGTGGATCTCCGACAATACGAGGTCAGGCTGTTCTGGCGCGGGCCGAACGGGGAAGTCCTTGGCTCGTTTGATCGGTTGAGAGGGACGCCGGAGGGTTCACGCCTTGCTATTGCGATGAATGCCGGCATGTACCATGAGGACCGCTCGCCCGTAAGACTTTACGTTGAGAACGGAAAAGAGCTGAAGGCGACCAACACAAGGAACGGGCCCGGTAACTTCCACCTCAAGCCCAACGGCATCTTCTATGTCAAAGGCCGTCAGGCAGGCGTGCTTGAGACAGGAGCCTATCTGAAGCGGAAAATCAGGCCGGACTTCGCGACGCAATCGGGCCCAATGCTCGTCAACGACGGGAAGATCCACCCTCAGTTTTCAGAACAAAGCACCTCCCGCAAGATCCGGAATGGCGTCGGCGTGAAAGGCCAAGACGCGGTCGTGTTTGCGATTTCAGAAGACCCAGTCACGTTCAGCACATTCGCTCGTTTGTTCCGGGACGAGCTAGGTTGTCCGAATGCTCTGTTTTTGGATGGAAGTGTCTCCAGCCTCTATGCCCCTTCATTGGAGCGGATGGACACACTCATGCCCATGGGGCCGATCGTCGGGGCCTTACGCCGGCGCCCATAG
- a CDS encoding synaptic vesicle VAT-1 family membrane protein, with protein sequence MQKVVIHKAGGYEQLKLETHPVPKPGEGQVLIRTEAVGVNYADICVRWGVYESARRFVGWPITPGFEYSGWVEDVGREVKHVKPGDPVFGVTLFNGYSTHVCAPADLVWPKPRALDFEAAAGLLAVHLTAYHGLLQNVVIRPGMRVLVHSAGGGVGSALVQLCKLHNLHVTGVVGRSHKVEYVRRLGADAVIDKSTHSLWDETKRLCPDGYDLIFDANGPETLAQSYAHLKPTGKLLVYGFHSLLPKQGGHINYLKATLGMLRMPRFNPLSMTSENKGVVAFNLSFLFPRADLLHAAVNDLTAWLEAGDIRVPKVRSFALEDVAQAHRVLESGETTGKLVLRTAPRFSASANEATVQGASAPDQ encoded by the coding sequence ATGCAGAAAGTGGTCATTCACAAAGCCGGCGGGTACGAGCAGCTGAAGCTTGAAACTCATCCCGTGCCCAAACCTGGCGAGGGTCAGGTTTTGATCCGCACCGAGGCAGTGGGTGTGAACTATGCTGACATCTGTGTTCGCTGGGGCGTGTACGAGTCCGCGCGTCGGTTTGTGGGCTGGCCGATCACGCCCGGATTCGAATATTCAGGCTGGGTGGAAGACGTTGGCCGTGAGGTCAAGCATGTGAAACCCGGCGACCCGGTGTTTGGGGTCACTCTCTTCAACGGCTATTCCACGCACGTGTGTGCCCCGGCGGATCTGGTATGGCCCAAGCCTAGGGCGCTCGACTTCGAGGCCGCCGCCGGTCTCCTGGCCGTCCATCTCACCGCCTATCATGGCCTGCTGCAGAACGTGGTAATTCGGCCCGGCATGAGGGTGCTCGTGCATTCGGCCGGCGGCGGCGTAGGGTCGGCGCTCGTCCAATTATGCAAGCTGCACAATCTGCATGTGACAGGAGTGGTGGGGAGAAGTCACAAGGTCGAGTATGTGCGCCGGCTCGGCGCAGACGCCGTGATCGACAAATCCACTCATTCGCTTTGGGATGAGACCAAGCGCCTCTGCCCTGACGGCTACGACTTAATCTTTGATGCGAACGGCCCTGAAACTTTGGCGCAAAGCTACGCCCATCTGAAGCCCACGGGTAAGCTGTTGGTCTATGGCTTTCATAGTTTGTTGCCCAAACAGGGTGGGCACATCAACTACCTCAAGGCGACCCTTGGAATGCTGAGGATGCCACGCTTCAATCCTTTGTCGATGACAAGCGAGAACAAAGGTGTCGTGGCGTTCAATTTGTCGTTCCTCTTTCCGCGTGCCGACCTGTTGCACGCGGCTGTGAACGATCTCACCGCCTGGTTAGAAGCGGGGGACATTCGGGTCCCCAAGGTTCGTTCTTTTGCATTGGAAGATGTGGCTCAAGCTCACCGAGTTCTGGAGTCAGGCGAAACCACGGGCAAGTTGGTCTTGCGAACAGCGCCGCGCTTCAGTGCGTCAGCGAACGAGGCAACTGTTCAGGGAGCCTCTGCTCCCGATCAATGA
- the recD2 gene encoding SF1B family DNA helicase RecD2, whose translation MNQMIRPSQTDQRPALETLAGSVERVTFHNADNGFAVLKVHTRGKRDLVTVVGHTPAVSAGEWITASGLWISDRTHGLQFKAEVLKTTPPTGAEGIEKYLASGQMRGIGPAMAKRIVAAFGVDTFEIIEAAPERLTEVPGIGPMRASRIVAGWAEQKAVREIMIFLHAHGVGTARAVRIFKTYGYESVQVMTEDPYQLAKDVRGIGFRTADAIAAKLGMEKTAPQRIRAGISFALQTATDEGHCALPVEALTRLAEQLLEVDEALIRTAIVEELSKGEIVSDTIGEETCLFLKGLYLAEQAIASRLIERASGPAPWPEIDLDKAIPWVESRTGKTLAASQREALKLVLGSKVAVVTGGPGVGKTTLLDTILRLLVAKGVQVALAAPTGRAAKRMTEQTGLEAKTIHRLLEIDPKHGGFSRNEENPLDCDLLVVDETSMVDVPLMNALTKAIPSHAGLLLVGDVDQLPSVGSGQVLADVIASERIPVARLTEVFRQAAESRIVVNAHRINKGQMPEVPRAGEETDFYFVEITDPEEGVPKIIQMIKERMPRRFGLDPMKDIQVLCPMNRGVLGARNLNIQLQEVLNPNPPAKVERFGWRFSPGDRVMETQNDYDRDVFNGDLGTVVRIDDEEGALIASFDGREVSYPFGELDTLMPAYATTIHKSQGSEYPAVIIPVVTQHFTMLARNLLYTGVTRGKRLVVLVGQKKAVGIAVRGGQMKRRWTKLREWLAAH comes from the coding sequence ATGAACCAGATGATTCGCCCATCACAAACTGATCAGAGGCCTGCCCTCGAGACGCTCGCGGGTTCGGTGGAGCGCGTCACTTTCCACAATGCGGACAATGGCTTTGCCGTCCTGAAGGTGCATACGCGGGGCAAACGTGACCTTGTGACAGTCGTGGGCCATACCCCGGCGGTGTCGGCCGGGGAGTGGATCACGGCAAGCGGACTATGGATCAGCGACCGCACGCACGGCCTCCAATTCAAGGCCGAGGTTTTGAAGACCACCCCGCCGACTGGGGCAGAGGGCATTGAGAAGTATCTGGCCTCAGGCCAGATGCGCGGCATCGGGCCAGCTATGGCCAAGCGCATCGTCGCTGCCTTTGGCGTGGACACCTTTGAGATCATTGAGGCCGCCCCTGAGCGCCTCACGGAGGTGCCCGGCATCGGCCCTATGCGGGCCTCTCGCATTGTGGCGGGCTGGGCTGAGCAGAAGGCGGTGCGGGAGATCATGATTTTCCTCCACGCGCACGGGGTCGGCACGGCGCGAGCCGTACGGATCTTCAAGACCTACGGCTATGAGTCCGTTCAAGTCATGACCGAGGACCCGTACCAGCTGGCCAAGGACGTGCGTGGCATCGGCTTCCGGACGGCGGACGCCATTGCAGCCAAGCTCGGGATGGAAAAGACTGCTCCTCAGCGCATCCGGGCTGGTATCTCCTTCGCCCTCCAGACAGCGACGGATGAGGGGCACTGCGCATTGCCGGTCGAGGCTCTCACCCGGCTGGCCGAGCAACTCCTTGAAGTGGATGAGGCCCTGATCCGCACCGCCATCGTCGAGGAGCTGTCCAAGGGCGAGATCGTCTCGGACACCATCGGTGAGGAGACCTGCCTCTTCCTGAAAGGGCTGTACTTGGCCGAGCAGGCGATTGCCTCCCGGTTGATCGAGCGAGCGTCTGGTCCAGCACCTTGGCCCGAGATCGACCTCGACAAGGCCATTCCCTGGGTCGAGAGCCGCACCGGCAAGACCCTGGCGGCCTCGCAGCGTGAGGCGCTGAAGCTGGTGCTCGGCTCGAAGGTAGCCGTGGTAACCGGCGGTCCAGGCGTCGGCAAGACGACGCTGCTCGACACCATCCTGCGCCTGCTCGTCGCCAAGGGCGTGCAGGTGGCGCTGGCGGCGCCGACGGGACGCGCAGCAAAGCGCATGACCGAACAGACCGGCCTGGAGGCCAAGACCATTCACCGTCTGCTGGAGATCGATCCAAAGCACGGCGGCTTCTCGCGCAACGAGGAGAACCCGCTCGACTGCGATCTGCTGGTGGTGGACGAGACCTCCATGGTGGACGTGCCGCTGATGAATGCCTTGACGAAGGCTATTCCCTCTCATGCGGGCTTGCTCCTGGTGGGTGACGTGGATCAGTTACCCTCTGTCGGCTCGGGGCAGGTGCTGGCCGACGTCATCGCCTCCGAGCGCATCCCAGTCGCCCGTCTGACTGAGGTCTTCCGGCAGGCGGCAGAAAGCCGGATCGTGGTCAACGCCCACCGGATCAATAAGGGTCAGATGCCCGAGGTGCCAAGGGCTGGCGAGGAGACTGACTTCTACTTCGTGGAAATCACCGATCCCGAGGAAGGTGTGCCGAAGATCATCCAGATGATCAAGGAGCGGATGCCGCGCCGGTTCGGCCTTGATCCGATGAAGGACATCCAGGTGCTCTGTCCCATGAACCGGGGTGTGCTCGGAGCCCGCAACCTCAACATCCAGCTTCAGGAGGTGCTCAATCCCAATCCGCCTGCGAAGGTCGAGCGCTTCGGTTGGCGCTTCTCGCCGGGAGATCGCGTGATGGAAACCCAGAACGACTATGACCGGGATGTGTTCAATGGCGACCTCGGCACAGTGGTGCGGATTGACGACGAGGAAGGAGCTTTGATCGCCTCGTTCGATGGGCGAGAAGTGTCATACCCCTTCGGCGAACTCGATACGCTGATGCCGGCCTATGCCACTACGATCCATAAGTCGCAAGGCTCCGAATATCCCGCCGTCATCATCCCGGTCGTAACACAGCACTTCACGATGCTGGCTCGGAATCTGCTCTACACAGGCGTCACCCGCGGCAAGCGGTTGGTCGTTCTGGTGGGCCAGAAGAAAGCAGTCGGAATTGCAGTTAGAGGCGGGCAGATGAAGAGGCGCTGGACGAAACTGCGGGAGTGGTTAGCTGCCCACTGA
- a CDS encoding competence protein CoiA family protein, with protein sequence MPLLAYTNSGEPLIAPLMTDVEWEQLRSARNRDAWMPYGKGRAIPKTSRLGTRFFAHPPGQTPRGAKESDLHLYIKAQSLIGARAAGWDALPEQSGTTPDGQDWRADVLCRRPGKPWTVAIEAQVQLQGEEAYRQRQERYVASGIRALWLVAHEPAALHHYWLRPDPHLPAFKTTTWKDQDGQPGAHVHVDHLSLSISDFVTGALTGQLQWSGNGRHGIITLVLREDQCWHRTCRKRVLLAYRAEAPHGRPLELEVVQAMNGYADAYTKAQAALPDLAESPLRFRKVLTSRCPHCTREIRYQREDWAGQSAAYKLPIGINIPEQGSQIGLPPHTQWRWGPEARWPQWAPLGGIGPISHQPLEIRPRRLAPKTG encoded by the coding sequence ATGCCGCTGCTCGCATACACCAACTCAGGAGAGCCGCTTATTGCTCCACTGATGACCGATGTTGAATGGGAGCAATTGCGATCAGCGCGAAATCGCGATGCGTGGATGCCATATGGGAAAGGGCGGGCCATTCCCAAGACATCGCGCCTTGGAACACGTTTCTTCGCGCACCCTCCTGGGCAGACTCCCAGGGGAGCAAAGGAAAGCGACCTCCATCTTTACATCAAAGCCCAAAGCCTGATTGGAGCTCGAGCCGCGGGTTGGGACGCCCTGCCGGAGCAATCTGGGACAACACCGGATGGTCAGGATTGGCGGGCAGATGTCCTGTGCCGCCGGCCTGGAAAACCCTGGACCGTCGCCATTGAAGCTCAGGTTCAGCTCCAGGGGGAGGAAGCCTACCGCCAGCGGCAAGAGCGCTATGTGGCTTCGGGCATTCGCGCCCTCTGGCTGGTCGCTCATGAGCCTGCGGCCCTGCATCATTATTGGCTTAGGCCTGACCCACATCTACCGGCCTTCAAAACCACAACCTGGAAGGATCAGGATGGCCAACCGGGAGCGCATGTGCATGTCGACCACCTGTCGCTCAGCATCTCTGATTTTGTCACCGGTGCCCTCACTGGTCAGCTTCAGTGGTCCGGAAATGGCCGGCACGGGATCATCACACTTGTTCTTCGTGAGGACCAATGTTGGCACCGCACCTGCCGAAAAAGAGTTCTCCTGGCCTACAGGGCTGAGGCGCCACATGGGAGACCTCTTGAACTTGAGGTGGTCCAAGCGATGAACGGCTATGCAGACGCTTATACCAAGGCTCAGGCGGCTCTTCCTGATCTCGCAGAAAGCCCACTGCGCTTCAGAAAAGTTCTCACGTCGCGCTGTCCCCATTGTACACGGGAGATCCGTTATCAGCGCGAAGATTGGGCAGGCCAGAGCGCCGCTTATAAGTTGCCAATCGGCATCAATATTCCGGAGCAGGGAAGCCAGATCGGCTTACCCCCCCATACCCAGTGGCGCTGGGGGCCCGAGGCCCGCTGGCCCCAGTGGGCTCCCCTCGGTGGCATCGGTCCGATCTCCCATCAGCCTCTTGAGATCCGGCCGAGGCGCCTGGCGCCTAAGACAGGTTGA
- a CDS encoding putative quinol monooxygenase, whose amino-acid sequence MLHVPAYITAKPGMREAVLREFRANMPDVHAEEDCIEYVPVVDLPAFGPSQTELGPDTFVVVEKWASPEALRAHAVAPHMRAYSEGTADMIETRVIHVLSPL is encoded by the coding sequence ATGCTGCACGTTCCGGCCTACATCACTGCAAAGCCCGGTATGCGCGAAGCTGTGCTCCGGGAGTTCCGGGCGAACATGCCGGATGTGCATGCCGAAGAGGATTGTATCGAGTACGTTCCCGTTGTTGATCTTCCGGCATTCGGACCCTCCCAAACCGAGCTTGGGCCGGACACCTTTGTTGTGGTCGAGAAATGGGCGAGCCCTGAAGCGCTCAGAGCGCACGCAGTCGCCCCACACATGCGGGCCTATAGTGAGGGGACGGCTGACATGATCGAGACCCGCGTGATCCACGTCCTGTCGCCTCTCTAA
- a CDS encoding protein adenylyltransferase SelO produces the protein MTIHFPFDNTYARLPDRFYARVEPEAVAAPRLVRLNRDLALHLGLDPDRLSSPDGVELLSGNRVPDAAEPIAMAYAGHQFGQFVPQLGDGRAILLGEVVDQNSIRRDIQLKGSGPTPFSRRGDGRAALGPVLREYLLSEAMAALGLPTTRALAAVLTGETVARETLLPGAVLTRVASSHIRVGTFQFFAARQDVEGLRLLADYVIARHYPQAAESDRPYRAFLDQVIAAQADLIARWLHIGFIHGVMNTDNMSIAGETIDYGPCAFMDAYDPATVFSSIDRQGRYAYGNQPRIGLWNLTRLAETLLPLLFLDEDKAVADASEALEAFSGKFEAAYHAGLRRKLGLLTEREEDLTLAGDLLNAMAENQADFTLTFRRLSDAAAGPAGDEAVRNLFINPLAYDAWAVRWRERLSLEPQDGASRQVAMRAVNPAFIPRNHRVEAMIQAAVERDDFAPFEELLAVLSNPYQDQPAFAHYSEPPEPHQRVYRTFCGT, from the coding sequence ATGACAATTCATTTTCCCTTCGACAACACCTACGCGCGCCTGCCTGATCGGTTCTATGCGCGCGTAGAACCCGAAGCCGTCGCAGCTCCAAGGCTCGTCCGGCTGAACCGGGATCTCGCATTACACCTCGGCCTCGACCCTGATCGCCTCTCCAGTCCTGACGGAGTTGAGCTTCTGTCCGGCAACCGCGTTCCGGATGCGGCCGAGCCCATCGCCATGGCCTATGCCGGGCACCAGTTTGGGCAGTTTGTGCCACAGCTCGGCGATGGACGCGCCATCCTCCTTGGCGAAGTGGTAGACCAAAATAGCATCCGTCGGGACATTCAGCTCAAGGGCTCGGGTCCGACACCCTTCTCACGCCGCGGCGACGGGCGGGCGGCGTTGGGACCTGTCCTGCGTGAGTATCTCCTCAGCGAGGCCATGGCAGCGCTCGGCCTGCCGACAACGCGTGCGCTTGCGGCAGTGTTAACCGGAGAGACGGTTGCCCGCGAGACGCTGCTTCCCGGTGCGGTTCTCACCCGGGTGGCGTCGAGCCATATTCGGGTCGGCACGTTCCAGTTCTTCGCAGCCCGGCAGGATGTGGAGGGGCTACGCCTCCTTGCGGACTACGTCATTGCCCGGCACTACCCGCAGGCTGCCGAGAGCGACCGGCCCTATCGCGCGTTTCTAGACCAAGTCATTGCAGCCCAGGCAGACCTTATCGCCCGTTGGCTCCACATCGGCTTCATCCACGGGGTGATGAACACCGACAACATGTCCATCGCCGGCGAGACGATCGACTACGGCCCGTGTGCCTTTATGGATGCCTACGATCCCGCAACGGTGTTCAGCTCCATCGACCGCCAGGGCCGCTATGCCTATGGCAACCAGCCGCGCATCGGCCTCTGGAATTTGACCCGGCTGGCCGAGACGCTTCTGCCGCTCCTGTTCCTGGACGAGGATAAGGCCGTGGCTGACGCGAGCGAGGCGCTCGAAGCTTTCTCGGGTAAGTTCGAGGCGGCCTATCACGCGGGGCTCAGGCGCAAGCTCGGGCTGCTGACGGAGCGCGAGGAAGACCTGACACTGGCCGGGGATCTGCTGAACGCGATGGCTGAGAACCAGGCTGACTTCACCCTGACTTTCCGGCGGCTGAGCGATGCTGCCGCTGGTCCTGCGGGAGACGAGGCCGTCCGAAACCTCTTCATCAACCCGCTCGCCTACGACGCCTGGGCCGTCCGCTGGCGGGAGCGGTTGAGCCTTGAGCCGCAGGATGGCGCAAGCCGCCAAGTCGCGATGCGCGCCGTCAATCCAGCCTTTATCCCGCGCAATCATCGCGTGGAGGCGATGATACAGGCTGCGGTGGAGCGGGACGACTTTGCTCCTTTCGAGGAGCTTCTGGCTGTTCTCTCGAATCCCTATCAGGATCAGCCCGCTTTCGCCCACTATTCCGAGCCGCCGGAACCGCACCAGCGCGTCTATCGGACATTCTGTGGGACCTAA
- a CDS encoding aldo/keto reductase: MTQSHFAPPGSLGFGGAPLGNMFDVVSDETAEAALLAAWETGVRHFDTAPHYGSGLSEHRFGNVLRRYPRKEFVLSTKVGRIMRADPSGPENPPFVHGLPFRGEYDYSYDGTMRSIEDSYQRLGLAQIDIVYIHDLAADHHGPAWEELFEVAMNGAAKALIRLRDEGVIKGWGFGVNLTEPCERALQMSDPDVFLLAGRYSLLNQPALDRLFPMCAERGVHVVVGGPYNSGLLAGGRNFEYREAPPEMVRKRDRIAEICRRHGVDLRSAALQFCAAHPVVAGVIPGAKHPDKVRENGQLMAAKIPSAVWSELKEERLIPPDAPTPMA; the protein is encoded by the coding sequence ATGACCCAATCACACTTCGCTCCGCCCGGTTCGCTCGGTTTCGGCGGCGCCCCGCTGGGCAACATGTTCGACGTGGTATCCGACGAAACAGCGGAAGCGGCGCTTCTTGCAGCCTGGGAGACGGGAGTACGCCACTTCGATACCGCGCCTCATTACGGAAGCGGGCTATCCGAACACCGCTTCGGCAATGTACTGCGCCGCTACCCGCGCAAGGAGTTCGTCCTGTCCACGAAGGTAGGGCGGATTATGCGTGCTGATCCGAGCGGACCGGAAAACCCGCCCTTCGTTCATGGCCTGCCGTTCCGGGGCGAGTACGACTACTCCTATGACGGAACGATGCGCTCCATCGAGGATAGCTATCAGCGCCTTGGCTTGGCCCAGATCGATATCGTTTACATCCATGATCTCGCCGCCGATCACCATGGCCCTGCCTGGGAGGAACTGTTCGAGGTAGCGATGAACGGTGCCGCCAAGGCACTTATTCGCTTGCGCGACGAAGGTGTCATCAAGGGATGGGGCTTCGGTGTCAATCTGACCGAACCGTGCGAGCGTGCGCTCCAAATGTCCGATCCCGATGTGTTCCTGCTCGCCGGCCGCTACAGCCTCCTGAACCAGCCTGCGCTTGATCGCCTTTTCCCCATGTGCGCGGAGCGGGGCGTGCATGTGGTTGTCGGAGGGCCATACAATTCCGGGCTGCTCGCGGGCGGACGCAACTTCGAATATCGGGAGGCGCCACCCGAAATGGTGCGGAAGCGAGATCGGATAGCGGAAATCTGCCGCCGTCACGGTGTCGATCTACGCTCAGCCGCGCTCCAGTTCTGCGCCGCGCATCCGGTTGTGGCAGGGGTCATCCCCGGCGCCAAGCATCCCGACAAGGTGCGCGAGAATGGCCAGCTCATGGCGGCGAAGATCCCATCGGCAGTCTGGAGCGAGTTGAAGGAAGAGCGGCTAATCCCGCCTGACGCACCAACACCGATGGCCTGA